One genomic region from Rosa rugosa chromosome 1, drRosRugo1.1, whole genome shotgun sequence encodes:
- the LOC133725012 gene encoding phosphoenolpyruvate carboxylase 4-like has translation MRLAGMEDTAELLEKKLASEISKMSLEEALTLAPVFSHYLNLMGIAEVHHRVCRQKNVNLVMVFLFSFCSVVFPQTNFTILFASRRSRLFLLHILHKLIAEPYNTNISDFLIF, from the exons ATGAGGCTGGCAGGGATGGAGGACACGGCGGAGCTGCTGGAGAAGAAGCTAGCGTCGGAAATTTCCAAGATGAGCTTAGAGGAGGCACTCACTCTCGCTCCTGTTTTCAGCCATTACCTCAATTTGATGGGCATTGCTGAAGTTCATCACAG GGTTTGTAGACAAAAGAATGTAAATCTTGTGATGGTATTTTTATTCAGCTTCTGCAGCGTGGTGTTTCCCCAGACCAACTTTACGATACTGTTTGCAAGCAG GAGGTCGAGATTGTTCTTACTGCACATCCTACACAAATTAATCGCGGAACCTTACAATACAAACATATCAGACTTTCT CATCTTTTAA
- the LOC133738141 gene encoding mitogen-activated protein kinase kinase kinase 20-like: MKRKAEVSLGSDHKWRRGNKIGEGGLGSGHKLRRGKKMGKGGLGSGHKWRRGKKIGEGRFGSVFIAFSMRPYIISNHMPKAMAMKSAKIKDSDSIRYELEVFRELINEGGSCSSIIEHYGEEVTRSDEGEEIYNLALEIAWGSLAKLIEKTVHGLGQNHVRRYTRDILKGVEHIHKSGYVHCDLKPDNILLLKNEDYIDQYLCPYVAKVGDLGLAKKEEEVQERWRGTPMYLSPEAVEDNVQERPSDIWAVGCIVLEMLTGECPRNHFYDGESGTLHIVDGMEPKIPDTISSLAKDFLELCLAKVPEQRWTAEELLTTHPFVANLELDSDN; encoded by the coding sequence ATGAAGAGGAAGGCGGAAGTGAGCTTGGGTTCAGATCATAAGTGGCGGAGAGGAAACAAGATTGGCGAAGGAGGCTTGGGTTCCGGCCATAAGTTGCGGAGAGGAAAGAAGATGGGCAAAGGAGGCTTGGGTTCAGGTCATAAGTGGCGGAGAGGAAAGAAGATCGGCGAAGGACGCTTCGGTTCTGTGTTCATTGCATTTTCCATGAGGCCCTATATCATCTCCAATCATATGCCGAAGGCCATGGCTATGAAATCAGCAAAGATCAAGGATTCCGATTCCATTCGATACGAGCTGGAGGTGTTTAGGGAGTTGATTAACGAGGGCGGTTCTTGCTCCTCCATCATTGAGCACTATGGTGAGGAGGTAACACGGAGTGATGAGGGTGAAGAGATCTATAACTTGGCCTTGGAAATAGCATGGGGAAGCCTTGCTAAGTTGATAGAGAAGACCGTTCATGGGTTGGGACAAAACCATGTAAGGCGGTATACCCGTGATATTCTTAAAGGTGTTGAACACATACACAAGAGTGGGTATGTCCACTGTGATTTGAAACCAGATAACATCTTGCTTTTGAAAAATGAAGATTATATTGATCAATATCTCTGTCCCTATGTGGCCAAAGTTGGTGACTTGGGGCTGGccaagaaggaggaggaggttcAGGAACGCTGGAGAGGCACACCCATGTACTTGTCTCCTGAAGCTGTAGAAGACAATGTCCAAGAACGACCCAGTGACATATGGGCTGTGGGGTGTATTGTTCTGGAAATGCTTACGGGAGAGTGCCCCCGGAATCATTTCTATGATGGTGAGAGTGGTACTCTCCACATTGTTGATGGAATGGAGCCAAAAATTCCTGATACGATCTCGAGTCTTGCTAAGGATTTTCTAGAGCTTTGCCTAGCTAAGGTTCCTGAGCAAAGGTGGACAGCTGAAGAACTTCTAACAACTCATCCCTTCGTGGCAAATCTTGAATTAGATAGTGATAATTGA